One Brassica napus cultivar Da-Ae chromosome C4, Da-Ae, whole genome shotgun sequence genomic region harbors:
- the LOC106414003 gene encoding ethylene-responsive transcription factor CRF5 — protein sequence MKSRERNVKYTVHRKLTSLTNQPINGCPKVVKITVTDPCATDSSSDEETDDRFVSPAKRVKRYVEVIRFCDDNNNGASKRKKPTNKAAEPVKYRGVRRRPWGKYAAEIRDPSKRARVWLGTFDTAEEAAIGYDRAAIRIKGRHALTNILTPPSSDDSAMEESRSSSIMRSPTSVLRFSGNEETGPINLSSAHQEAPAGFASPDPFFSPPELFPARDCFWDSEIAPDPLFLDEFQLLPNSSTVSKLSESFPLGVIEDLSSCSWDVDEFFKDHLF from the coding sequence ATGAAAAGCCGAGAGAGAAACGTCAAGTACACGGTTCACCGGAAGCTCACATCCCTAACAAACCAACCCATCAACGGTTGCCCCAAGGTTGTGAAAATCACAGTCACTGATCCATGCGCTACCGATTCCTCCAGCGACGAAGAAACCGACGACAGATTCGTGTCTCCGGCCAAGAGAGTGAAACGTTACGTGGAAGTAATCAGGTTCTGCGACGACAACAACAACGGAGCTTCAAAACGCAAGAAACCGACGAACAAGGCGGCGGAGCCAGTCAAGTACAGAGGAGTGAGACGGCGGCCGTGGGGGAAATACGCGGCGGAGATTCGCGATCCTTCGAAACGAGCTCGAGTCTGGCTCGGAACGTTTGACACGGCGGAGGAAGCCGCCATCGGATACGACAGAGCCGCGATTCGGATCAAAGGACGTCACGCTTTGACGAATATTCTCACTCCTCCGTCTAGTGACGATTCGGCGATGGAGGAGTCTCGATCCAGTAGCATCATGCGTTCTCCTACCTCTGTTCTCCGTTTTAGCGGCAACGAAGAGACAGGGCCCATTAATCTCTCCTCGGCCCATCAAGAAGCTCCGGCGGGTTTTGCCTCGCCCGATCCGTTTTTCTCGCCTCCCGAACTGTTTCCCGCGAGAGACTGTTTCTGGGATTCCGAAATTGCCCCTGATCCTTTGTTTCTAGACGAGTTCCAGTTATTACCGAACAGCAGTACAGTCTCGAAGTTGTCGGAGAGTTTTCCACTAGGCGTGATCGAGGATTTGAGCTCTTGCTCGTGGGACGTGGATGAGTTTTTCAAGGATCATTTATTCTGA